Within the Butyrivibrio sp. AE3004 genome, the region TTGTAGACGAGCTCTGCGATGAAGCAAGAGTTTCAGGTCTTCCTGAGCTTCCCAGAGTATCAATTTTCCATGCACTCAATCAGAAGGCTGTTGCCAGAAGATTTGCAAAGGAAAACAACAAGAAGTATGAGGATATCAATCTTGTAGTAGTTCACCTTGGCGGCGGCGTTTCCGTAGGTGCTCACAAGAATGGTCAGATCATCGACGTATTCAACGCTCTTGATGGTGACGGAGCTATGTCTCCTGAGCGTGCAGGCGGACTTCCTACAGGTGGTCTTATTAAGCTTTGCTTCTCAGGAAAATATTCTGAGGCAGAGGTTAGAAAGATGGCAGTTGGTAATGGCGGTTTCAATGCATGGCTTGGAACCAACGATATGAGAAACGTTATCAAGATGAGAGATGAGGGTAATGAGAAGGCAAAGCTTGTTATCGATGCGTTCATCTTCCAACTTGCAAAGAATATCGGATCAATGGCAGCAGTACTTGACGGTAAGGTTGATCAGATCATCATTACAGGTGGTATTGCTTATAATGCACCTCTTATGGAAAGACTTTCAGAGAAGGTTAAATTCATTGCACCTGTAACTGTATATCCCGGTGAGGATGAGCTTCTTGCGCTTGCACAGGGAGCACTTCGTGTAATGAATGGCGAAGAGAAAGCTAAGATTTACGAATAATAGCCTGGCAGAGCATTTAGCAATTGTAGAGCTTGGCAGAATTTATTATTTGAATTACCGGCCCTTCCGGGTGATGATGCTCGGAGGGGCCTTTTTTATGAATTAGGGATTCCGAAATCCACCGAGGGTGGGGCAACTTGGGTTGAAGGATGAAAAAGGGTATGAAGGTATTTTTGGTAGAAGATGAGTATGTTGTAAGGGAAGGTATAAAAAATAATGTGGATTGGGCTGCCCACGGTTACGAATTTTGTGGTGAAGCGGGGGACGGAGAAGTTGCGTATCCGATGATTCAGAAGCTTCAGCCGGACATTATTATTACAGATATAAAAATGCCTTTTATGGATGGACTTACACTTAGCCGTATGGTTAAGGAACAGTTTCCCTGGATGGAGATAATTCTTCTTACAGGTTATGAGGATTTTCAATATGCACAGGAAGCAATCAGGATTGGGGTATCCTGTTATCTCTCAAAGCCGATAAGCGGAGATAACCTGATAAAGGAGGTTGATTCGCTTGCTGAGAAAATCAATGAAAAGCGGCAGGAACGAGAGGTTAAGAAACGTTACGAAGAAGAAATGAAGGAACGTACGGAGTATGAAAAGCAGGAGCTTTTCAGCGATCTGATATCCGGGAACAAAAATCTTGCGGAAATTATCGAAAGCTCGAAGAAGCTCCAGGTTGACCTTACTGCGATAATATTTAATGTTATTCTTTTGAAGGTTTGGTCTACCAGGCATGATGCTTTTGAATACTCAAAGAGCGTTGTTGAGATAGAAAAAGGTGTCAGAGAAATTGCGGAAAAAATGGGGGCGATTTTCTTTGACCTTGGAGTTGAGGGCATCGCGCTTCTTTTCAAGGGTGATGACGATGCTTCAATAGAAAAAAGTATTGCTGATAGCATATTGCAGATGAAGGAATTGTTTGAGGGCTATCATCATATAAGATATTTTGGCGGAGTGGGACAGAGTGTCGGAAGAATAAGTGATATACCTGTTTCTTTTGCATGGGCAAGCAGAGCCTTTGCTCATATGTATTTGACAGAAGACAACGGTTTTCTTGTGGGCTCCGAAGAAAAGCTGCATCCCGATAAGAACGATGTTGTTTTATCTGAAATAGATCCAAAACACATTGATAGAAAACTAATAAAGGAGTTTCTAAGGAGAGGCGACGTCTCGGAAACAGAGTTCTTTGTGGAAGAGTTTATAGGTGGAATGGGGAAAAATGCCATTAGATCCACATTGCTGAGGCAGTACATAGCGATGGATGTTTATTTTTGTGTTGTGGATTTTCTGGAGAATGAGCTTGGAAATGATGAAAAGCCGGAAATACCCACTCCGGAAGTTCTTGCAGAT harbors:
- the buk gene encoding butyrate kinase, which codes for MIKSLIINPGSTSTKLGIFEDETLKMDETLRHPTEEIAKYDHITDQLGWRKELILNFLKESNVDVKSFNVIVGRGGLVKPIPGGTYEVNDALLKDLKAGVQGEHASNLGGLLAKEIADEIGVPSYIVDPVVVDELCDEARVSGLPELPRVSIFHALNQKAVARRFAKENNKKYEDINLVVVHLGGGVSVGAHKNGQIIDVFNALDGDGAMSPERAGGLPTGGLIKLCFSGKYSEAEVRKMAVGNGGFNAWLGTNDMRNVIKMRDEGNEKAKLVIDAFIFQLAKNIGSMAAVLDGKVDQIIITGGIAYNAPLMERLSEKVKFIAPVTVYPGEDELLALAQGALRVMNGEEKAKIYE
- a CDS encoding response regulator, coding for MKVFLVEDEYVVREGIKNNVDWAAHGYEFCGEAGDGEVAYPMIQKLQPDIIITDIKMPFMDGLTLSRMVKEQFPWMEIILLTGYEDFQYAQEAIRIGVSCYLSKPISGDNLIKEVDSLAEKINEKRQEREVKKRYEEEMKERTEYEKQELFSDLISGNKNLAEIIESSKKLQVDLTAIIFNVILLKVWSTRHDAFEYSKSVVEIEKGVREIAEKMGAIFFDLGVEGIALLFKGDDDASIEKSIADSILQMKELFEGYHHIRYFGGVGQSVGRISDIPVSFAWASRAFAHMYLTEDNGFLVGSEEKLHPDKNDVVLSEIDPKHIDRKLIKEFLRRGDVSETEFFVEEFIGGMGKNAIRSTLLRQYIAMDVYFCVVDFLENELGNDEKPEIPTPEVLADEGRTQQYMVRIISRGAALREDDSKGHYRDAVNQVIAYIEEHFTEEDLSLNTLAAHVNFSPNHLSAVFRQQTGQPFIKYLTDYRMNAAKDLLRTTAKKSNEIGLLVGYKDPHYFSYLFKKTQGVTPTQYRGGGRTEEG